The following proteins are encoded in a genomic region of Desulfitobacterium chlororespirans DSM 11544:
- a CDS encoding cobalamin B12-binding domain-containing protein has protein sequence MDDQLLNALADLDEEKTINLVKEYLSKGVSPLKVVELCQQGVEVVGKRYCNGEYYLSDLIMSEEILKEVMVILEPLITSDIPSNGMTIILGTIEGDIHDLGKNIIHYMLKSSGFKVVDLGVDVAPETFVQAVNQTKAPVLGISVLLSFCVSAVKKVVDLLVESGLRDQVKIIVGGYPVNEIVKDYTGVDYYTNDITKLFEICQMLKDELPIPEETS, from the coding sequence TTGGATGACCAATTACTTAACGCCCTTGCCGATCTCGATGAAGAAAAAACCATAAACCTGGTCAAGGAATATCTCAGCAAAGGGGTCTCTCCCTTAAAAGTGGTTGAATTATGCCAGCAGGGAGTGGAGGTTGTCGGTAAACGCTATTGCAATGGCGAGTATTACCTATCGGATCTCATTATGTCTGAGGAAATATTAAAAGAGGTCATGGTGATTCTGGAACCACTGATTACAAGCGATATTCCCTCCAATGGCATGACCATTATCCTAGGCACCATTGAGGGAGATATCCACGATCTGGGCAAGAACATTATCCACTATATGTTAAAGTCTTCAGGCTTTAAAGTCGTCGATCTAGGGGTGGATGTAGCTCCGGAAACTTTTGTTCAGGCCGTGAATCAAACAAAAGCTCCAGTTCTGGGGATCAGTGTTTTATTATCTTTTTGCGTGAGTGCGGTAAAAAAGGTTGTGGATTTATTGGTGGAGTCGGGTTTGCGCGATCAAGTAAAAATCATTGTGGGAGGATATCCGGTCAACGAAATTGTCAAGGATTACACCGGGGTGGACTATTACACTAATGATATCACCAAACTCTTCGAGATCTGTCAGATGCTCAAGGATGAATTGCCAATACCGGAGGAGACGTCTTAA
- the recQ gene encoding DNA helicase RecQ codes for MMNQALSLLKRYFGYSQFRKGQDKVIHSLLQSSDTVAIMPTGAGKSLSYQIPALLFDGVTLVISPLISLMKDQVDSLHEAGVPATFINSSLSMQEAWERISKARQGRYKLLYIAPERLEAESFLTLLESLTISFVAVDEAHCVSQWGHDFRPSYRKIGAFVESLPHRPIIGAFTATATQEVREDIVSLLTLENPQVFVTGFDRPNLKFSTLKGENKKVFISTYCLQHRSESGIIYAATRKEVDQLQTYLKGKGLLVGKYHAGMSDLERQKSQEAFLYDKTPLMVATNAFGMGIDKSNVRFVIHYNMPKNMEAYYQEAGRAGRDGEPAECILLFAPQDVVLQRYLIDNNTFNPERKANEHKKLQDMADYCHTARCLRKEILEYFGETEIPAECGNCGNCTDDWDVVDITVDTQKILSCVLRMGERFGVNLVAEVLKGSGNKKIMDFRFHQLSTYGLMSKRTIQEVKDQINYLIAEDYLRLSTGEYPVVKCGRKAVPVLKGNEQVLQKVLRKAKLQEEESLTLFDYLRGLRREAAAKESLPPYMIFPDSTLREMAESCPRNRAEFLRLGGVGEKKLEKYGDIFLQGIEEFFRKQGINPSETMDRTPAKPPLERAPEPQPEPAGWKEPQKGENKSESKIPSHLITYRLYQEGKSLEEIAKLRSYKLITLQDHLLRAFKEGQPLSWSDFIPEDQEQLILTAIQQVGMEKLRPIKDALPAEVDWMAIKSVIAKNFGT; via the coding sequence ATGATGAATCAAGCGCTTAGTCTGCTTAAACGCTATTTCGGGTATTCTCAATTCCGCAAAGGTCAAGACAAGGTGATTCATAGTTTACTCCAATCCTCAGATACTGTGGCGATTATGCCTACAGGGGCCGGAAAATCTTTATCCTACCAAATTCCGGCCCTGCTTTTTGATGGCGTTACCCTGGTCATTTCACCTCTGATCTCCCTGATGAAAGATCAAGTGGATTCCCTTCATGAGGCAGGTGTTCCCGCCACCTTTATTAACAGTTCTCTGTCGATGCAGGAAGCCTGGGAGAGGATCAGCAAAGCCCGCCAGGGGAGATATAAGCTCCTTTATATTGCTCCGGAACGCCTGGAGGCTGAGAGCTTCTTAACCCTGTTAGAATCCTTGACCATCTCCTTTGTGGCTGTGGATGAGGCTCATTGTGTTTCCCAATGGGGACATGATTTCCGTCCCAGTTACAGAAAGATCGGCGCTTTTGTGGAATCCCTTCCCCATCGACCTATCATAGGGGCCTTTACCGCTACGGCGACCCAAGAGGTCAGAGAGGATATCGTGAGTCTATTAACACTTGAGAATCCTCAAGTGTTTGTAACGGGGTTTGATCGCCCCAACCTGAAGTTTTCCACCTTGAAGGGAGAAAATAAAAAGGTCTTTATATCCACCTATTGTCTCCAGCATCGCAGTGAGTCGGGCATTATTTACGCTGCAACCCGCAAGGAAGTGGATCAGCTGCAAACCTATCTGAAGGGCAAAGGACTTTTAGTGGGCAAGTATCACGCCGGAATGAGCGACCTGGAGCGGCAAAAATCACAGGAAGCGTTTCTGTATGACAAAACCCCCCTTATGGTGGCTACCAATGCCTTTGGTATGGGGATCGATAAATCCAATGTGCGGTTTGTCATTCATTATAACATGCCTAAAAACATGGAGGCTTATTATCAGGAGGCGGGACGAGCGGGACGGGACGGAGAACCGGCTGAGTGCATCCTGCTCTTTGCTCCACAGGATGTGGTGCTGCAGCGGTATTTGATCGATAATAACACCTTTAACCCGGAGCGTAAGGCCAATGAACATAAAAAGCTTCAGGACATGGCGGACTATTGTCATACGGCCCGTTGTTTGCGCAAGGAAATCCTGGAGTATTTCGGGGAAACCGAGATCCCGGCGGAGTGCGGGAACTGCGGCAATTGCACTGATGACTGGGATGTTGTGGATATTACGGTGGATACCCAGAAGATCCTCTCCTGTGTCCTGCGCATGGGGGAGCGTTTCGGGGTTAACCTGGTGGCGGAAGTCCTCAAAGGGTCCGGCAATAAGAAAATCATGGACTTTCGTTTCCATCAGTTGAGTACTTACGGATTGATGAGTAAGCGCACGATTCAAGAGGTTAAAGATCAGATCAACTACCTCATTGCTGAAGATTATTTACGCTTGTCCACAGGTGAATATCCTGTGGTTAAATGCGGCAGGAAAGCGGTACCGGTACTGAAAGGGAATGAACAAGTATTGCAAAAGGTTCTGCGCAAAGCAAAGCTTCAGGAAGAAGAGAGCCTCACTTTATTTGACTACCTGAGAGGCTTGCGCCGGGAAGCGGCAGCCAAGGAAAGTTTGCCGCCTTATATGATTTTTCCCGATAGTACCTTAAGAGAAATGGCCGAATCCTGCCCGCGCAACCGTGCAGAGTTTCTGCGGCTGGGCGGGGTAGGGGAGAAAAAGCTGGAAAAGTACGGGGATATTTTCCTCCAAGGGATTGAGGAGTTCTTTCGGAAACAGGGGATAAATCCCTCTGAGACGATGGACAGAACCCCGGCAAAGCCCCCATTGGAGAGGGCTCCTGAGCCTCAGCCTGAACCTGCAGGGTGGAAAGAGCCTCAAAAAGGTGAGAACAAAAGTGAGAGTAAAATCCCCAGTCATCTGATCACCTATCGGCTCTATCAGGAAGGGAAATCCCTGGAGGAGATTGCCAAGCTCAGAAGCTATAAGCTGATCACCCTGCAGGATCATCTTCTGCGCGCTTTCAAGGAAGGGCAGCCCCTCTCCTGGAGCGACTTTATTCCTGAGGATCAGGAGCAGCTTATCTTAACCGCGATTCAACAAGTAGGCATGGAAAAGCTGCGGCCAATCAAAGACGCTTTGCCGGCCGAGGTGGATTGGATGGCGATCAAATCGGTGATTGCCAAGAATTTTGGCACTTAG
- a CDS encoding uroporphyrinogen decarboxylase family protein, giving the protein MASGTTIKNSESLYQERLTRYLTAMAGKKPDKVPIRLQLSEFMAKYAGLELQEVYYDLDKNIEAADRILADFDVDVTMGGPSLWWGTLHDAVGAKYLKFAGRQLTPNQQFQFVEKEYMVPEDYDAFIANPTQWILESFLPRIHSEFSEPGSFRANLALIKGAAGMVMVNEKNKQAVAHWAQNYGMPLGVSGMVKAPFDTLGDTLRGLKGIMKDLRKRPEKILSALEVLVPHNIYYGLATSEGERLLPAFLPLHRGSYPFLNPHEWDTFYWPPLKKVIEGLWAQGKRTMFYAEGNWNPYLERIAELPAASIVFHADQTDIAKAKAVLGHKFCISGNVPNSLMAYGSPSQVSDYVKRLLHDYAADGGFIMDTAGIMQTDVKVENVIALIETTRQYGVYT; this is encoded by the coding sequence ATGGCAAGCGGAACTACCATTAAGAACAGCGAATCTTTGTATCAGGAACGATTAACTCGTTATCTGACAGCAATGGCAGGCAAAAAACCCGATAAAGTGCCTATTCGTCTGCAACTGAGTGAGTTCATGGCCAAATATGCGGGATTAGAGCTTCAGGAAGTCTACTATGATTTGGATAAAAATATTGAAGCGGCGGACAGAATTCTCGCCGATTTTGATGTGGACGTGACCATGGGAGGCCCAAGCCTATGGTGGGGAACCCTGCATGATGCGGTGGGTGCCAAATACTTAAAATTCGCTGGTCGTCAGCTTACTCCCAATCAACAGTTTCAATTTGTGGAAAAAGAATATATGGTTCCCGAAGATTATGATGCCTTCATAGCCAATCCTACTCAATGGATTTTGGAGTCTTTTTTACCCAGGATCCATAGTGAATTTTCTGAACCGGGGTCCTTTCGTGCCAATCTTGCCTTGATTAAAGGGGCGGCGGGAATGGTGATGGTGAACGAAAAAAATAAACAGGCAGTCGCTCATTGGGCACAGAATTATGGGATGCCTCTGGGGGTCTCGGGTATGGTTAAGGCACCCTTTGATACCTTAGGAGACACCCTGCGGGGGCTGAAGGGTATTATGAAGGATTTAAGGAAACGCCCGGAAAAAATTCTCTCTGCTTTGGAGGTACTTGTACCTCATAATATCTATTACGGCCTGGCGACTTCAGAGGGAGAGCGCCTGCTGCCTGCTTTCCTGCCTCTGCACCGGGGCAGTTACCCCTTCTTGAACCCCCATGAGTGGGATACCTTTTATTGGCCCCCTCTAAAAAAAGTAATCGAGGGTCTTTGGGCCCAGGGCAAGCGAACCATGTTTTACGCTGAAGGAAACTGGAATCCCTATTTGGAAAGAATTGCCGAACTGCCTGCAGCCAGTATTGTTTTTCATGCGGATCAGACGGATATAGCTAAAGCTAAAGCGGTGCTTGGCCATAAGTTCTGTATCAGCGGCAATGTCCCTAATTCCTTGATGGCCTACGGATCACCCTCCCAGGTCAGTGACTATGTCAAGCGTCTCCTGCACGATTATGCGGCAGATGGTGGCTTTATTATGGATACAGCCGGGATTATGCAGACGGATGTGAAGGTGGAAAATGTCATCGCTTTGATAGAAACCACACGCCAGTATGGAGTGTACACATGA
- a CDS encoding TorD/DmsD family molecular chaperone — protein MVDMDIDETIKVPFAESHFSEVREHMYQTINLGFFSPPSVELLKAIIEEKLFESLPLEINREGFQQGLALLRAWFASLDEWNLEDRVAQLNQDYNKLFIDPCQLLAPPWEYVYRTEERATADLTTLKVRKFYGRHGLAYVLKHKEPEDHYSVELEFMAELIRRQSYYLRTGIVKEALYLFKEQQRFLEEHLLKWSLDFTLNVIQNARTEYFQGMALLAHEFLMWDYEFINTEEVV, from the coding sequence ATGGTGGATATGGATATTGATGAAACCATAAAGGTACCCTTTGCAGAATCTCACTTTTCCGAAGTCAGGGAGCACATGTACCAAACGATAAACTTAGGCTTTTTTAGCCCGCCCAGTGTGGAATTGCTTAAAGCTATCATTGAAGAGAAGCTGTTTGAGTCTTTACCATTGGAAATCAATAGAGAAGGCTTCCAACAAGGTCTCGCTCTGTTAAGAGCCTGGTTTGCTTCCCTTGATGAGTGGAATCTGGAAGACAGGGTAGCACAATTGAATCAAGATTATAATAAGCTGTTTATTGATCCTTGCCAACTGCTTGCTCCACCTTGGGAGTATGTTTACCGCACTGAGGAAAGAGCAACCGCTGACCTTACCACCCTGAAGGTGCGGAAGTTCTATGGCCGCCATGGCTTGGCATATGTACTGAAACACAAGGAACCGGAGGATCATTACAGCGTAGAGCTCGAATTTATGGCTGAGTTAATACGTCGTCAGTCTTATTATTTAAGGACAGGAATTGTTAAGGAAGCACTTTATTTGTTCAAAGAGCAGCAAAGATTCTTAGAGGAACATCTATTAAAGTGGAGTTTGGACTTTACTTTAAACGTGATCCAGAATGCGCGCACAGAGTATTTTCAGGGGATGGCTCTATTAGCTCACGAGTTTCTGATGTGGGATTATGAATTTATTAATACAGAAGAAGTCGTTTAA
- a CDS encoding GntR family transcriptional regulator → MNEEQFIDKNSVIPIYYQLAKLLESQILRGELKPGEALPTETEIANRFEISRMTVRRAIAELITAGMVHAQQGKGTFVSPPKLNNVVFELNNFNQEIKDFGLKRSTTLLGAHIVRADERLMRIFQLDSSTPRLLYFRTVVSAEDERLAYERKYTIYSKSKPILESNLKDPTLSGLVTANNDVLPVSTKKVLQVSVTTAEEAAILGIGVNAPVFVIEETLYDLENKPVGWSKSIYRGDRYQLTGYDGWLRKDNHGGINLG, encoded by the coding sequence ATGAATGAAGAACAGTTCATAGATAAAAATTCGGTCATCCCTATCTATTATCAGCTGGCCAAACTTCTCGAAAGTCAAATCCTGCGCGGAGAGCTCAAACCGGGTGAAGCCCTGCCTACGGAGACAGAAATCGCCAATCGCTTTGAAATTAGCCGGATGACCGTTCGGCGGGCTATTGCAGAGTTGATCACGGCAGGCATGGTTCACGCTCAGCAAGGAAAGGGGACGTTTGTCTCCCCGCCTAAGTTGAACAATGTTGTGTTTGAGTTGAATAATTTCAATCAAGAAATTAAAGACTTTGGCCTAAAGCGGAGCACCACCTTATTGGGCGCTCATATCGTTCGGGCTGATGAGAGATTGATGAGGATTTTTCAATTGGATAGCAGCACACCCCGTCTCTTGTATTTTCGTACGGTAGTCTCTGCTGAGGATGAACGTCTCGCTTATGAGAGAAAGTATACTATTTATTCGAAAAGCAAGCCGATTTTGGAGTCCAATCTCAAAGACCCGACCCTTTCCGGGCTGGTAACGGCCAATAATGATGTTTTGCCTGTAAGTACCAAAAAAGTATTGCAGGTATCGGTGACTACTGCCGAGGAAGCAGCAATACTGGGAATTGGAGTCAATGCCCCTGTCTTTGTGATTGAAGAAACCCTATATGATCTGGAAAATAAACCGGTAGGATGGAGCAAATCCATCTATCGCGGTGATCGCTATCAATTGACGGGCTATGATGGGTGGCTGAGAAAGGATAATCATGGAGGGATTAATCTTGGATGA
- a CDS encoding helix-turn-helix domain-containing protein: MSVTELGERVGFTMSKVSIIKNGKDKALKMLTPGDILEYRKEVESDE; encoded by the coding sequence ATGAGTGTCACGGAGCTTGGCGAGCGTGTCGGATTTACGATGTCAAAAGTGTCTATAATCAAGAATGGCAAGGACAAGGCACTCAAAATGTTGACGCCGGGCGATATTTTGGAATATAGAAAAGAGGTAGAAAGCGATGAATAA
- a CDS encoding radical SAM protein: protein MIIETTKQNLSQIRNPDFSQYAQIYARVYDHFIEQIKQTGMALDENLEKETAAKLEKIKQLQGVFRNSDKSIVNTWISSACEACQKGVGTVTMYVSLMCHRNCYFCFNPNQEDYEHFTHNKRDLVSELSQHLKHGPKLTHLALTGGEPLLHKKEMLDFFRLAKENSPKTHTRLYTSGDFLDREILQDLKDAGLREIRFSIKMEDPERLKQEVYERIALSKEYIPDVMVEMPVLPGSFAEMREVLLELDRIGISGINLLEFCFPFNNADEFIKRGYKVKNPPFKVLYDYWYAGGLPISRSELECLDLMAFALEEKLELGVHYCSLENKQTGQIYQQNYGQKVSSLMFFSPRDYFFKSAKVFGEDISKVKKIFKKKNVTQYQFNADYNYLEFHVSQIKLLKDLGIEIGISSNVMEVREDGKYLRELKIDRTYPKDFDLSKDI from the coding sequence ATGATCATCGAAACGACTAAGCAAAACCTTTCCCAAATCAGAAACCCGGATTTCTCCCAGTATGCTCAGATTTATGCCCGGGTCTATGATCATTTTATTGAGCAAATCAAGCAAACGGGCATGGCCCTGGATGAAAATCTTGAAAAAGAGACCGCCGCTAAACTGGAAAAAATCAAGCAACTGCAAGGAGTTTTCCGAAACTCTGATAAAAGCATCGTCAACACCTGGATTTCCTCAGCCTGTGAAGCCTGTCAAAAAGGTGTCGGAACAGTGACTATGTATGTCTCCCTGATGTGTCACCGTAACTGTTACTTTTGTTTTAATCCTAATCAGGAAGATTACGAGCATTTTACGCATAACAAAAGGGATCTGGTAAGTGAACTCTCTCAACATCTCAAACACGGCCCTAAACTGACCCATCTGGCCTTGACAGGTGGAGAACCCCTGCTGCATAAAAAAGAGATGCTGGATTTTTTCCGTCTGGCTAAGGAAAATTCCCCCAAAACCCATACCCGTCTCTATACCTCCGGAGATTTCCTCGACCGGGAAATACTTCAGGACCTCAAAGACGCCGGTCTCCGTGAAATTCGTTTCAGCATTAAAATGGAAGACCCTGAACGCCTCAAGCAGGAAGTCTATGAGAGGATTGCTTTAAGCAAGGAATATATCCCCGATGTTATGGTAGAAATGCCTGTTTTGCCGGGAAGCTTTGCCGAAATGAGGGAAGTCCTCCTTGAACTTGACCGCATCGGCATCTCCGGCATTAATCTCTTGGAGTTTTGTTTTCCCTTTAACAATGCCGATGAGTTTATAAAACGGGGCTATAAGGTAAAAAACCCTCCCTTTAAAGTCCTTTACGACTATTGGTATGCCGGCGGGCTGCCCATCTCCCGCAGCGAACTGGAATGCCTGGATTTAATGGCCTTCGCCCTGGAAGAAAAGCTGGAGCTGGGCGTCCACTACTGTTCTTTAGAGAATAAACAAACCGGACAAATCTATCAGCAAAATTACGGACAAAAAGTGTCCTCTCTTATGTTCTTTTCCCCAAGAGACTATTTCTTTAAATCGGCAAAAGTCTTCGGCGAAGATATTTCTAAAGTCAAGAAAATATTCAAAAAGAAAAACGTGACCCAATATCAATTCAATGCCGACTATAATTATCTGGAATTCCACGTCAGTCAGATCAAGCTCCTCAAGGACCTTGGTATTGAAATCGGCATCTCCTCAAATGTCATGGAAGTCCGGGAAGATGGCAAGTATCTGCGGGAGTTGAAAATCGATAGGACTTATCCCAAAGACTTTGACTTGTCAAAGGATATCTGA
- a CDS encoding DEAD/DEAH box helicase, translating into MDNMERPESFIELGIQAELVEALAKEGIVQPTEIQKITIPLILSNRDVAGQSETGSGKTLAYLLPVVQKIDHNKRENQVLILTPTHELALQVQRQIQDLSRHLAAMITSAAIIGNVNIARQIEKLKEKPHIIVGSAGRILELIQKRKISAQSLKTIVLDEADQLLDERNIQTVKAVLKTAYKDSQILLFSATLSQDAIGQAAGFLKDPAVQRMTMKAMVVPTIIHQHFMCEQRDKLELLRKLVRHLEPGRALIFINRTEEIEKTVERLSYHGLDAVAISGASQKENRRQAMADFRAGKTQLLVASDLAARGLDIKNITHIFNLDIPEEPQLYLHRVGRTGRAGQSGMAVSLVTQRELPLLHKIENNLKISIPLRRLSFGKVLGEEEQKGQQTKTRTKAGVGAKTETKGKTKIEAKAKAKTEAKAKAKTGTKAKTKPHKSKSQLYK; encoded by the coding sequence ATGGATAATATGGAAAGACCAGAGTCCTTTATAGAATTAGGAATCCAGGCAGAGCTTGTGGAAGCCCTCGCGAAAGAGGGGATAGTTCAGCCTACCGAGATCCAAAAGATCACCATACCACTCATTCTCAGCAACCGGGATGTTGCAGGTCAATCTGAAACTGGGTCGGGGAAGACCTTAGCCTATCTCCTGCCTGTTGTGCAAAAGATCGACCACAATAAACGAGAGAATCAGGTATTGATTCTTACTCCTACTCATGAACTGGCCTTGCAGGTTCAGCGGCAAATCCAGGATTTATCCCGGCATTTGGCCGCAATGATCACTTCGGCAGCCATAATTGGCAATGTTAACATCGCGCGGCAAATTGAGAAGCTGAAAGAGAAGCCCCATATTATTGTAGGCTCCGCTGGCCGCATCCTGGAACTTATCCAGAAAAGAAAGATATCGGCTCAATCTCTCAAGACCATTGTGCTCGATGAGGCTGATCAATTGCTTGATGAAAGAAATATCCAGACAGTCAAAGCTGTATTGAAAACGGCCTATAAGGACAGCCAGATTCTTTTGTTTTCGGCGACCCTATCTCAGGATGCCATAGGGCAGGCTGCCGGCTTTCTTAAAGATCCTGCAGTCCAGAGAATGACGATGAAGGCTATGGTTGTGCCAACGATTATTCATCAGCACTTTATGTGTGAGCAGAGAGATAAACTGGAGCTTCTGCGTAAGTTAGTCCGGCACCTGGAGCCTGGGCGGGCTTTGATCTTTATCAATAGAACTGAAGAGATTGAGAAAACGGTGGAAAGGCTCAGCTATCATGGTTTGGATGCGGTGGCTATATCAGGAGCTTCTCAAAAAGAGAACCGCCGTCAAGCCATGGCAGATTTCCGCGCCGGGAAAACACAGCTATTAGTGGCTTCTGATCTGGCGGCCAGAGGTCTTGACATTAAGAATATCACCCATATCTTTAATCTCGATATTCCGGAGGAACCTCAACTTTACTTGCACCGGGTGGGTAGAACCGGACGAGCAGGACAGAGTGGGATGGCTGTATCACTGGTAACTCAAAGAGAACTTCCTTTGTTGCATAAGATCGAAAATAACTTGAAAATATCAATCCCTTTGCGGAGACTGTCTTTCGGCAAAGTGCTCGGTGAGGAGGAACAGAAGGGACAGCAAACTAAGACCAGGACAAAGGCCGGGGTCGGGGCTAAGACCGAGACTAAAGGTAAGACAAAGATCGAGGCTAAGGCTAAGGCAAAGACCGAAGCTAAAGCTAAGGCAAAGACCGGGACTAAGGCTAAGACCAAGCCGCACAAATCCAAATCTCAACTTTATAAGTAA